In Panicum virgatum strain AP13 chromosome 4N, P.virgatum_v5, whole genome shotgun sequence, a single window of DNA contains:
- the LOC120668659 gene encoding LOW QUALITY PROTEIN: choline monooxygenase, chloroplastic-like (The sequence of the model RefSeq protein was modified relative to this genomic sequence to represent the inferred CDS: substituted 2 bases at 2 genomic stop codons), translating into MATARSLAALPSAGAPRSGPRRAGAWPPRVVAAAAEPEHARRLVAEFDPAVPLEAAVTPPSGWYTDADFLRLEIDRVFLRGWQAVGHIWQVENPHDFFTGRLGNVEFVICRDANGNLNAFHNVCRHHASLLACGSGQKTCFQCPYHGWTYGLDGTLLKATRISGIKNFNKNDFGLVPVKVATWGPFVLARFDDESTEGDVGDVVGDEWLGSASKLLSTNGIDTSLPHICRREYIINCNWKVFCDNYLDGGYHIPYAHGALASGLQLQSYETLTYERVSVQRCESAPSESDDLERLGTKALYAFVYPNFMINRXSSXKSCYSTLFTLRYAWGTVPLGSTKCKVIFDYFLDTSLLDDQNFLERSLRDSEQVQMEDIALCEGVQRGLESPAYSIGRYAPSVEMAMHHFHCLLHSNLSS; encoded by the exons ATGGCGACCGCGCGATCGCTCGCCGCGCTCCCCTCCGCCGGAGCCCCGCGCTCCGGACCTCGCCGTGCTGGCGCCTGGCCGCCGCGCGTAGTagccgccgcggccgagccCGAGCACGCGCGGAGGCTCGTGGCGGAGTTCGACCCGGCGGTCCCGCTGGAGGCCGCGGTCACGCCGCCGAGCGGGTGGTACACCGACGCGGACTTCCTGCGGCTCGAGATCGACCGCGTCTTCCTCCGCGGGTGGCAGGCTGTTG GTCACATATGGCAAGTGGAGAACCCCCATGATTTCTTCACAGGAAG ACTGGGAAATGTAGAATTCGTCATATGCCGGGATGCAAATGGGAACCTTAATGCTTTTCACAATGTGTGCCGACATCACGCCTCACTCCTTGCTTGTGGAAGTGGTCAGAAAACTTGCTTCCAGTGCCCTTATCAT GGATGGACGTATGGATTGGATGGTACCCTCCTGAAGGCTACAAGAATATCAGGAATCAAGAATTTCAATAAGAAT GATTTTGGTCTTGTACCAGTTAAGGTGGCTACATGGGGACCTTTTGTATTGGCCAGATTTGATGACGAGTCCACTGAAGGTGATGTTGGTGATGTGGTTGGAGATGAATGGCTGGGTAGTGCTTCAAAGCTGTTGAGTACAAATGGCATCGACACTTCACTGCCTCATATTTGCAGGCGAGAATATATTATCAACTGTAATTGGAAG GTCTTTTGTGACAATTATCTAGATGGTGGATATCACATCCCATATGCACATGGGGCTCTTGCATCTGGTCTGCAGCTTCAGTCCTATGAAACACTT ACATATGAAAGAGTTAGTGTTCAAAGATGTGAAAGTGCACCATCAGAATCAGATGACCTCGAACGCTTAGGGACAAAAGCTCTCTATGCCTTTGTTTATCCAAACTTTATGATCAACAGGTGATCATCCTAGAAATCCTGCTATTCTACCCTTTTCACTTTGCGTTATGCATGGGGGACTGTCCCACTGGGTTCAACCAAGTGTAAGGTGATATTTGATTATTTTCTCGACACGTCTCTGCTG GATGACCAGAACTTTCTCGAGAGAAGCCTAAGAGACAGTGAGCAAGTACAG ATGGAGGACATTGCACTCTGTGAGGGGGTTCAGCGGGGCTTGGAGTCACCGGCTTACAGCATTGGAAGATACGCTCCCTCTGTGGAGATGGCCATGCACCACTTCCACTGCCTCCTGCATTCTAACCTTAGCAGCTAG
- the LOC120668660 gene encoding uncharacterized protein LOC120668660 codes for MSVVAAAAAAAVGPGAGAAAASYGQMCGGGARKRKDVVLDQEAEAEAEAEAEAEARGDGGGVAAHRQPLAGLFVLETVEEAAEEERSSIGAASEDEEEEEGEEADSGGGASAPARRKGGALACMDALDDALPVKRGLSNFFSGKSRSFANLQDAASAVSSARDLAKPENPFNKRRRVLRCCSIRRVASTSLTALPPFLPPTAAATTGSKGADDGAGGSG; via the exons ATGTCCGttgtggcggcggctgcggctgcggccgtggggcccggcgccggggcggcggcggcgtcctacGGGCAGatgtgcggcggcggggcgaggaagaggaaggacgtGGTCCTGGAccaggaggcggaggcggaggcggaggcggaggcggaggcggaggcgcggggtgacggcggcggcgtcgcggcgcacCGGCAGCCGCTCGCGGGGCTGTTCGTGCTGGagacggtggaggaggcggctgAAGAGGAGAGGTCGTCCATCGGCGCGGCgtcggaggacgaggaggaggaggagggggaggaggcggacagcggcggcggcgcatcggcgccggcgaggaggaaggGCGGCGCGCTCGCGTGCATGGACGCCCTCGACGACGCGCTCCCCGTCAA GAGGGGCCTGTCCAACTTCTTCTCCGGCAAGTCGCGGTCGTTCGCGAACCTGCAGGACGCGGCGTCCGCGGTGAGCAGCGCCCGGGACCTGGCCAAGCCGGAGAACCCGTTCAACAAGCGGCGGCGCGTGCTCCGGTGCTGCTCCATCCGGCGGGTCGCGTCCACCTCGCTCACCGCGCTGCCGCCCTTCCtcccgcccaccgccgccgccaccaccgggaGCAAAGgcgccgacgacggcgccggcggcagtggCTAG